The window CCCGGACCATTTAGGGTACTGCGGAGAAGGAGGGATTCGAACCCTCGGTACAGTTTCCCGTACACACGCGTTCCAGGCGTGCGCCTTAAACCACTCGGCCACCTCTCCCCTTAATATGTTAATGATCCGGGCGCTATCAGCGCACGGAGCATTTACAGATTAAGGTATTTTTTTTACCTTAATTTAAAAATCTAATAATCAAAAAAAATGCTTCTAGCAAACCACCAATTTAAGTCGCAAAGAGTGCGCCGTCTATTATAGTTCTTTCGCTTCGCGAAAGGGGCACCCGGCCTTATCTATGTTAATGATCCGGGCGCTATCAGCGCACGGAGCGTTTACAGATTAAGGTATTTTTTTTACCTTAATTTAAAAATCTAATAATCAAAAAAAATGCTCCATGCAACTTGCTGGGGCAACAGGGCTCTTAACTTTCTTTTAAACTAAAGGCAAGCGCTACCATATGGTTTTTTGAGTTGTATAGAAGGGGTTAAATGGGTAGCTTCGTATAACCATGAGCTTTTATCGCAAAATAAAACTAACTCCACAAAGAGCTAAAAGAGTTTTTAACTGGTTTCCCGTTTATCTATTCGGTCGCATTAAAACCACCTTTATTGCCAATGACTGGAAAAAAATGACAGTTGTGGTGAAAAGAAGTTTTCTTAATCAAAACTATGTGGGCACCATCTTTGGAGGTACTCTTTATGCCGCCAGTGACCCGCAATTTATGCTGATGCTGCTTTTTATTTTGGGCGAAAAAAATCATATTATTTGGGATAAAGCCACCACCATCAATTATACAAAACCGGCTACAACAGATATTACCTTTAACTTTGAAGTGACTGATGAGATGCTGGCAAAAATTAAAAGTGATTTAGACGAAACTGGCAAATCGCATCCGGTATTTAATGTGCAGGGTATTGATAAGGCAGGGGCTGTGTGTTGTGAATTGGTAAAAACATTAAGTGTAAAACTTAAACGGAAAGAGGGATAAAATGACAACGCAATCGTTTTTCTTTTTTATTTTTAAAGCGGCGTTATCGGGGGTTTTGATTGCTTTAACCAGTACTCTTGCTAAAACTTTCCCTAAATGGGCTGCGCTTCTTACGGCGCTGCCTCTTATGACTTTTTTATCCCTTATTTGGATTTACGTAGAAACAAAAGATTTAGCCCTGCTGGAATCGTACACGCGCGACGTGCTCATATGGGTAATTCCCAGCCTCATCTTTTTTGTAGCGGCTATTTATTTGTTTAAGGCCAAAGTGCCTTTTATCCTCTCGATGGGAATTTCTACGGCAGTTTTATTTGTGGGTGTGTTTATTTTTGAGAAACTTCACTTTTTGAAGTAAGTATCAGTGCTCCCCGTTAGCTTCTTGCATTTTCTTTAAGACGATCGCAATCGTTTCCGCATCAACGCCAGCTTTTTGCATTAGCCTTTTAGCTTTCTCAAAATCATCCGCATCAATGGCTTCAAAAAAGTCATCTACTTTATCAATCTCGGCGAGTCTCTCTAAAACTAGGGTGCCTTCAAAGGCTTCTTCGTTCATGGTGTGGTCCTACAATGTTCATAGCTGAGACTCAAGAGTCCGATTTTGAGACTGTCGTGAGACTCCTTTTGAAATCCATTCTTTAAATTTCAACTACTTACAAAATGGCATACTCCTTGCTTTATCTTGTACACCTGACTGTGTGCTTTTTGTATTCATTATTTTTACATAAATACTTATTTTTATTGAATTTTAATATTTAATTTGTAATACTTTTTATGGCTCTTTTGCAGGGTAAAACCGTAGTGGGTATTGATGGGAATTGGGAGCATATGTTTATTAAGCATGGTGTTACTGAGGCCGAAGTGATTTCTGTTTTTAAATCTGGAGTTTTATGGCCGCGAAAAAATAAAAAAAAGAGAAGCGCCGATTACATGGTTGAAGGGCGCGCGTTGAGTGGGAGGTTGTTAAAAATTTGTTACAGTTGGGATGATGAAAAGCCCGGATGGATTTGGGTGCACACGGCGTTTTAAAAAATATGAAAAAGAAATATACAGCCAAACAATTAAAGCAGTTAGAAAAAGAAATGAAAGATGATGCGCAGTGGGAAGAGGCGGATCACACGATTAACTTTAATGGCCCCACCAGTGTAAGATTTCCGGAAGATATTTTGAGGAAGATGCACGCTGTTGCTAAAGCCCGTAAAAAACCCATCAACCGTTTGGTGAATGAGTGGGTGAAGCCTTTTGTGGAAGGGGAATACGCTTTGTTGCAGTCGATTAAATAGCCTTTGTTTCCCCCATTCTTCTCCCTTGAATTACCCCACAAAGTTGAGTAGGCCTTTAAGGGCAGCCGGGCCCCGTGCAAGGAACAAGTTTCTAAACCCCGCCAGGTCCGGAAGGAAGCAACGGTAGGATTCTAACCCTGTGCCGCGGATCAGCCTGGCTGCATTAATTTGTTAGTTTATAGATTCGCCTGTAAGGCGGAGATAGAAACTTACAAATTAATTGTACTTGAACTTCGTTCAAGTGCTTTATGCATACACAAAGTGTTTCGAAGGAGATCCTTCGCCCTCGAAGTGGCACCCTTGTGGTGTACGCTCAGGATGACAGCAACTATGAGCTACCAAGTCTTTGCCCGCAAATACCGTCCTCAAAATTTTACCGAAGTGATCGGCCAAGACCCCGTTGTCACCACTCTTCGTAATGCTATTGAACACGATCGCCTGCATCATGCCTATCTTTTCTGCGGGGCTCGTGGAGTGGGGAAAACCTCCATGGCGCGTATTTTTGCCAAATCTCTTAATTGCGAAAAAGGACCTACTATTACCCCTTGTGGTACATGTAAAAGTTGTGAGGAAATTACCAAATCCATTTCCATGGATGTTTTGGAAATCGACGGAGCCTCCAATACCGGTGTGGATGATGTGCGTGAATTGCGTGAACAGGCAAAATATCTGCCCTCTACCGGAAAATACAAAATTTATATCATCGATGAAGTGCACATGCTCTCTACCAATGCGTTTAATGCGCTTCTCAAAATTTTGGAAGAACCGCCGGCTCATCTTTTGTTCTTTTTTGCTACAACCGAGCCGCATAAGATTCCCGTCACCATTTTATCGCGCTGTCAGCGCTTCGATTATAAACGCGTGGCTTATCCGGTGCTGGTGGGTCACCTTAAAAAGATTTTAACTGCCGAAAAAATTACCTTACCTGAAGAATCTCTTTTTCTTATCGCAAGGGCGTCCGAAGGATCGGTGCGTGATAGCTTATCGCTGATGGATCAAGTGGTGAGTTTTTGCGGCAGCAATGCAAGCCCTGATAAAATCCGTGATATGCTGGGTTTGGCCGACCGTGTAATTCTTCTCAATCTCCTCGATGGCCTGCTTAAAAAAGAGATTAATATCGTCCTCGATATTGTGAATAAAATTTATGACAAAGGTTTTGATCTCAAAATCTTGGGTGAAAATTTGCTGGAACTCTTCCGTCACTTGGCTGTTATCCGCGAAGGAGGGGAGAAGTATGTGGATTTGCCCCAGGACGAAATTGATAACTTAAAAAAGCTCTCGCAAGATTACGATACGTTCTTTTTCTTAACCCAGTTTCAGATTTTAGGAAAAGGGGTTGAAGAATTAGCCCGTTCCGATTTTCCTCGTCTTTTATTTGAAACCACACTGATTAAAATGATGCATGCGCGTGATCTTATGTCGATTGCCGAGCTTTCTCAGAAAATGGTGGCAAGCACCCCTGTTATGCCCAGTGTTCCCGGTGCTGCTACATCTACTCCTTCGCGTTTTACACCGCCTGTCTCTCAGCCAAAAGCGCAAAACGTTGCTCCAACGCAGCAAGCAGCTCAACAAAGCTCACCCCGTACTTTTGTGTGGAATGAATTTGTAGCCGAAATTATTAAAAAAGTGCCGTCACTAGGCGCTATGCTAGAACATGCACGTCCATTGGCGGTGGATGCCGAGAAAATTGACGTGGGTTTTGAAAACTCGGTTTATCTTAAAATGCTAGAATCCAAAAAGGCACAAATAGAAGATTTTATAAAAACGAACTATAAAAAGACCATCACTTTTACTCTTAAACCCATTGCAGGGACTATTGATGCCCCTCCTTCGGCGCGGGATGTGCGCGAAACTACCCAAAAAGAAAAGGAAGACGCGCTTAAAAAGAAAGCGCTCTCTAATCCCATCCTTAAAAAAGCCGAAGAATTATTGGGTGCTAAAATTGCCGAAGTACGTGTGACGAAGCACACGTGACGAAGCACACGTGAATAAAGAATAAATTACTTAATAATATACACAACCTCATCCGCATTGATGAGACCTAAGGTTTCTTTGGCCAAATGTTCTACAGCGTCAGACTCGTAGAGGCTTTTTACCTGATAACGCAAACTTAAATTTTCCTGCAAAGCGGTGTGGTTTTGGTTTTCTAAATTCCTTTTTATTTTTCCAAGCGCATGCAAATGAATGAGTCCTTTTTCGCCCGATAGCAAAAAGATAAGAAACACCACAAAAATAACTGAGGCGAGAATATAAAAAATAAGATTGAAATCTTTTTTCTCTACTAAGTGCATAAAAATACAACGCTTCCGTATTTGGAACCCTCTATCATATTTTCTTTTAGAAAATTTTTAAATAGAAAAATGACGTGTAAGTAAAAAATGTCTATTTCTTGGAAGCTTTTTTTAAAATAAAGAATCTTGATTGGTACTTTTTGCGGGCGGTTTAAATCCTAAATATTCAAAAGCACGAGGCGTGGCGGTGCGGCCACGGGGGGTACGGTTAATAAAACCTTGTTGAATAAGAAATGGTTCGTAAACATCTTCCAAAGTTTCTTTTTCTTCATTAATGCTGGCGGCAATGGCTTCAATGCCTGCCGGCCCGCCGCCAAATTTATCTATTAACGCTCTTAAAAATTTACGATCCATAGCATCAAAGCCCATGGCATCTACTTCTAATTGTTCAAGAGCGTATTGAGCAATGTTGAGGCTAATAACGCCTTTGTTTTTTACCTCGGCGTAATCACGCACGCGGCGTAATAAACGGTTGGCAATACGGGGAGTACCACGCGAGCGTTTGGCAATTTCCATGGCGCCAGTTTCTTCTATGGATACCCCTAAAATTGAGGCCGAACGGGTAATAATTTGATTTAAATCGGCGGCTTCATAAAAATCTAAACGTTCCACAATGCCAAAACGATCGCGGAGTGGTGAGGTAAGGAGGCCGGCACGCGTTGTGGCCCCTACTAAAGTAAAACGGGGGAGATCCAGCTTAATAGATTTTGCTGAAGGCCCCTGACCAATCACAATATCGAGCGTAAAATCTTCCATGGCCGGATACAGCACTTCTTCTACAATAGGGTTTAAGCGATGAATTTCGTCGATAAACAGTACAGAACCAGGTTCCAAATTGGTAAGCAAGGCTGCTAAATCGCCCGAACGTTCTATCACCGGGCCCGATGTAGATTTAAGCGGCGCGTTCATTTCGTGTGCAATAATATTGGCCAGAGAAGTTTTGCCCAAACCTGGAGGTCCGCAAAAAAGACAATGATCGAGTGCCTCACCCCTTTTTTGAGAAGCCGTAATAAATACCGATAATTTTTCTTTTAGTTTGGTCTGGCCAATATACTCGCTTAAATTTTTAGGGCGCAGGCTCACATCAAAGCGTCGGTCGTCTTCTACGGGTATTCCGGCTAAATTATTGTTGGAGCGTTCCATCGTCTTTTATAATCCCGCGTTTTGCGCCAATACTGTGAGTGATTTTTTTAGTAAATCTTCTACACGGCTTTCGGCTGTTACCGGTACCTGACCCATAACTCTTTCGGCTGTTTGACGGTTATAGCCTAAATTCATTAATGCCGATACTACTTCGTCGTAGGCGCCCCCACGGCTAGTAGCGTTAGTTACTAAGCTTAAAGCTGTTTTATCATCTGCTAAAGACATGAGCTTGTCTTTTAACTCTACAATCAAGCGTTCGGCCGTTTTTTTACCAATACCACTAATGGTTGTTAGCTTTGCAACATTCTCGGTGGTGATGGCCATGATGAGATCGGATGTGCTCATGCCGGAGAGGAGCTGCAAACCCATTTTGGGGCCAATGCCCGACACCGAAATTAGTTTTTTAAAAAGAGTTTTGTCGGAACCGGAAATAAAACCAAAAAGAGAAAT is drawn from bacterium and contains these coding sequences:
- the ruvA gene encoding Holliday junction branch migration protein RuvA, translating into MIAQLTGILKNITEDGCLVDVNGVGYEVFVSKNSVPLLTQKTGPVTLYIYTHMNEGSISLFGFISGSDKTLFKKLISVSGIGPKMGLQLLSGMSTSDLIMAITTENVAKLTTISGIGKKTAERLIVELKDKLMSLADDKTALSLVTNATSRGGAYDEVVSALMNLGYNRQTAERVMGQVPVTAESRVEDLLKKSLTVLAQNAGL
- a CDS encoding septum formation initiator family protein, whose product is MHLVEKKDFNLIFYILASVIFVVFLIFLLSGEKGLIHLHALGKIKRNLENQNHTALQENLSLRYQVKSLYESDAVEHLAKETLGLINADEVVYIIK
- a CDS encoding DUF4442 domain-containing protein → MSFYRKIKLTPQRAKRVFNWFPVYLFGRIKTTFIANDWKKMTVVVKRSFLNQNYVGTIFGGTLYAASDPQFMLMLLFILGEKNHIIWDKATTINYTKPATTDITFNFEVTDEMLAKIKSDLDETGKSHPVFNVQGIDKAGAVCCELVKTLSVKLKRKEG
- the dnaX gene encoding DNA polymerase III subunit gamma/tau — its product is MSYQVFARKYRPQNFTEVIGQDPVVTTLRNAIEHDRLHHAYLFCGARGVGKTSMARIFAKSLNCEKGPTITPCGTCKSCEEITKSISMDVLEIDGASNTGVDDVRELREQAKYLPSTGKYKIYIIDEVHMLSTNAFNALLKILEEPPAHLLFFFATTEPHKIPVTILSRCQRFDYKRVAYPVLVGHLKKILTAEKITLPEESLFLIARASEGSVRDSLSLMDQVVSFCGSNASPDKIRDMLGLADRVILLNLLDGLLKKEINIVLDIVNKIYDKGFDLKILGENLLELFRHLAVIREGGEKYVDLPQDEIDNLKKLSQDYDTFFFLTQFQILGKGVEELARSDFPRLLFETTLIKMMHARDLMSIAELSQKMVASTPVMPSVPGAATSTPSRFTPPVSQPKAQNVAPTQQAAQQSSPRTFVWNEFVAEIIKKVPSLGAMLEHARPLAVDAEKIDVGFENSVYLKMLESKKAQIEDFIKTNYKKTITFTLKPIAGTIDAPPSARDVRETTQKEKEDALKKKALSNPILKKAEELLGAKIAEVRVTKHT
- a CDS encoding DUF3147 family protein is translated as MTTQSFFFFIFKAALSGVLIALTSTLAKTFPKWAALLTALPLMTFLSLIWIYVETKDLALLESYTRDVLIWVIPSLIFFVAAIYLFKAKVPFILSMGISTAVLFVGVFIFEKLHFLK
- the ruvB gene encoding Holliday junction branch migration DNA helicase RuvB codes for the protein MERSNNNLAGIPVEDDRRFDVSLRPKNLSEYIGQTKLKEKLSVFITASQKRGEALDHCLFCGPPGLGKTSLANIIAHEMNAPLKSTSGPVIERSGDLAALLTNLEPGSVLFIDEIHRLNPIVEEVLYPAMEDFTLDIVIGQGPSAKSIKLDLPRFTLVGATTRAGLLTSPLRDRFGIVERLDFYEAADLNQIITRSASILGVSIEETGAMEIAKRSRGTPRIANRLLRRVRDYAEVKNKGVISLNIAQYALEQLEVDAMGFDAMDRKFLRALIDKFGGGPAGIEAIAASINEEKETLEDVYEPFLIQQGFINRTPRGRTATPRAFEYLGFKPPAKSTNQDSLF